One Phycisphaera mikurensis NBRC 102666 DNA window includes the following coding sequences:
- the arsM gene encoding arsenosugar biosynthesis arsenite methyltransferase ArsM: protein MTATYHDTVLDVYRKAAEAPAESLCCVAMPPQHLPGLHIPSIMHEMNYGCGSTVHSADMRKGQKVAYVGVGGGIEALQLAYYTRSPGGVIAVDPVAEMREAARKNLDIAAETNDWFDPSFVDIRDGDALDLPLDDAEVHLAAQNCLFNIFKSSPDAAGGGDLEKAMAEMHRILKPAGVLVMSDPIAPRPIPQHLREDERLRAECLSGCLSYEDYVRSIVDAGFGQLEIRSRRPYRLLDAAGHGMEEDLLLETIEVAAYKTPVAEDGACVFTGRTALWSGEGERFDDGRGHVLQKGLPLPVCDKTAAALASTPGVTITDPTWHFAGGGCC from the coding sequence ATGACCGCCACCTACCACGACACCGTGCTCGACGTCTACCGCAAGGCCGCGGAGGCGCCGGCCGAGAGCTTGTGCTGCGTGGCGATGCCGCCGCAGCACCTGCCCGGGCTGCACATCCCCTCGATCATGCACGAGATGAACTACGGCTGCGGCAGCACCGTGCACTCGGCGGACATGCGGAAGGGCCAGAAGGTCGCCTACGTGGGCGTCGGCGGCGGCATCGAGGCCCTGCAGCTGGCGTACTACACCCGCTCGCCCGGCGGCGTGATCGCGGTGGACCCGGTCGCGGAGATGCGCGAGGCGGCTCGGAAGAACCTCGACATCGCGGCCGAGACCAACGACTGGTTCGACCCGTCCTTCGTCGACATCCGCGACGGCGACGCGCTGGACCTGCCGCTGGACGACGCCGAGGTGCACCTCGCGGCGCAGAACTGCCTCTTCAACATCTTCAAGAGCTCCCCCGATGCCGCGGGCGGCGGCGATCTGGAGAAGGCGATGGCGGAGATGCACCGCATCCTCAAGCCCGCCGGCGTGCTGGTCATGAGCGACCCGATCGCGCCGCGGCCGATCCCGCAGCACCTCCGAGAGGACGAGCGTCTCCGCGCCGAGTGCCTCTCGGGCTGCCTCTCCTACGAGGACTACGTGCGGTCGATCGTCGACGCCGGCTTCGGCCAGCTGGAGATCCGCTCGCGGCGGCCGTACCGCCTGCTCGATGCCGCCGGCCACGGCATGGAGGAGGACCTGCTGCTGGAGACGATCGAGGTCGCCGCGTACAAGACCCCCGTGGCGGAGGACGGCGCGTGCGTCTTCACCGGCCGCACCGCGCTGTGGAGCGGCGAGGGCGAGCGCTTCGACGACGGCCGCGGGCACGTCCTGCAGAAGGGTCTGCCCCTGCCGGTCTGCGACAAGACCGCCGCCGCGCTGGCGAGCACGCCGGGTGTCACCATCACCGACCCCACCTGGCACTTCGCCGGCGGCGGTTGCTGCTGA
- a CDS encoding NAD-dependent epimerase/dehydratase family protein, translated as MADSFTLFDKPLDPLPDRPRVLVTGAGGTIGGDFAAFHRDRFDLRLMVFHESEAAERDLSRFGEVVEADLTKPETLDAACAGCVAAVHLAGEPSPSATWPVLERVNIEGTYNLMVAAKRAGMQRVVQASSIHAVSGYPAGRQVQADDPVNPGDLYGVSKCFDEAMGRYMAEQEGLSVIAVRICAYQPRELAEGDGGLKLLDSFVSDRDLCELLALCVEDRRLRFAVVHGNGNNRFNRLDITETRELLGYAPRDAATEINDQAAAVAEAVIEHDVDGGGQESGIREDV; from the coding sequence ATGGCCGACTCCTTCACCCTCTTCGACAAGCCCCTGGACCCGCTGCCCGACCGCCCCAGGGTGCTGGTGACCGGCGCGGGCGGCACGATCGGCGGCGACTTCGCCGCGTTCCACCGCGACCGCTTCGACCTGCGGCTGATGGTCTTCCACGAGAGCGAGGCGGCGGAGCGGGATCTTTCCCGCTTCGGCGAGGTGGTCGAGGCCGACCTCACCAAGCCCGAGACGCTCGACGCCGCCTGCGCCGGCTGCGTCGCCGCCGTGCACCTCGCTGGCGAACCGAGCCCCTCGGCCACGTGGCCGGTGCTGGAGCGGGTGAACATCGAGGGCACGTACAACCTGATGGTCGCGGCGAAGCGCGCGGGCATGCAGCGCGTCGTGCAGGCGAGCAGCATCCACGCGGTGAGCGGCTACCCCGCCGGCCGGCAGGTGCAGGCCGACGACCCGGTGAACCCCGGCGACCTCTACGGCGTCAGCAAGTGCTTCGACGAGGCGATGGGCCGCTACATGGCCGAGCAGGAGGGCCTCTCGGTGATCGCCGTCCGCATCTGCGCCTACCAGCCGCGGGAGTTGGCGGAGGGCGACGGCGGGCTGAAGCTGCTGGACTCCTTCGTCTCCGACCGCGACCTCTGCGAGCTGCTCGCGCTGTGCGTCGAGGACCGCCGCCTCCGCTTCGCCGTCGTCCACGGCAACGGCAACAACCGCTTCAACCGCCTGGACATCACCGAGACCCGCGAGCTGCTGGGCTACGCCCCACGCGACGCCGCGACCGAGATCAACGACCAAGCCGCCGCGGTCGCGGAAGCCGTGATCGAGCACGACGTCGACGGCGGCGGGCAGGAGAGCGGGATCCGCGAGGACGTGTGA
- a CDS encoding Uma2 family endonuclease produces the protein MEAQRTDLPRMTPAEFFAFAEKQEGRYEFRAGEVVAMSGGTARHARLASRLQGLLFAGLRGTPCSAFTSELHLAIEAADRYVHPDNTVVCGPLQFAGGDADGRAVTNARVVIEVLSDSTEAHDRGEKFDLYRQIPTFEEYILVSRHEPDVQSFLRQDDGTWNLAFSRGLDAVATIRCLPLELPLAELYAE, from the coding sequence ATGGAAGCGCAGCGCACCGACCTCCCGCGGATGACCCCCGCCGAGTTCTTCGCCTTCGCGGAAAAGCAGGAGGGCCGATACGAGTTTCGCGCCGGCGAAGTCGTGGCGATGAGCGGCGGCACGGCGAGGCACGCCCGGTTGGCCAGCCGGCTCCAGGGCCTCCTCTTTGCCGGCCTCCGGGGCACCCCCTGCTCCGCGTTCACGAGCGAGTTGCACCTCGCCATCGAGGCGGCCGACCGCTACGTCCACCCCGACAACACGGTCGTCTGCGGCCCCTTGCAATTCGCGGGCGGCGACGCGGACGGACGCGCCGTGACCAACGCCCGGGTGGTGATCGAGGTCCTCAGCGACAGCACCGAGGCCCACGACCGCGGCGAGAAGTTCGACCTCTACCGCCAGATCCCGACCTTCGAGGAGTACATCCTCGTCAGCCGGCACGAGCCCGACGTCCAGAGCTTCCTCCGCCAGGACGACGGCACCTGGAACCTCGCCTTCTCCCGCGGCCTCGACGCCGTCGCGACGATCCGCTGCCTCCCGCTGGAGCTCCCGCTGGCCGAGCTCTACGCCGAGTGA
- a CDS encoding riboflavin synthase — MFTGLIQHVGHVRSADRDPAGLRLVVVRGGWTPAADPVRGDSVAVSGVCLTVEEATPETLTFRVIGQTLAVTKLGRLGPGDRVNLECAVTASQPLGGHFVQGHADGLGEVAAIQTDAGDWRVRVDVPGGFARHLVDRGSVAVDGVSLTLAEVHDGPAGFTVCLIPETLEMTTLGSLAVGDPVHLEADVLVKAVNARVEAMLGGQKQERPVTRGMLLDAGFASSAGSPSGAMSGAGRDRG, encoded by the coding sequence ATGTTCACCGGTCTCATCCAGCACGTCGGCCACGTCCGGTCCGCGGACCGCGACCCCGCGGGGCTCCGACTCGTGGTGGTCCGCGGGGGGTGGACGCCCGCCGCCGATCCGGTCCGCGGCGACTCGGTGGCGGTGTCGGGCGTCTGCCTGACGGTGGAGGAGGCGACGCCGGAGACGCTGACGTTCCGCGTCATCGGCCAGACGCTCGCGGTGACGAAGCTGGGGAGGCTCGGACCCGGCGACCGGGTGAACCTGGAGTGTGCGGTCACCGCCAGCCAGCCGCTGGGCGGCCACTTCGTGCAGGGCCACGCCGATGGGCTCGGCGAGGTCGCGGCGATCCAGACGGACGCGGGCGATTGGCGCGTGCGGGTGGACGTGCCCGGCGGCTTCGCCCGGCACCTCGTCGACCGGGGCAGCGTCGCCGTCGATGGCGTCAGCCTCACGCTGGCGGAGGTGCACGACGGACCGGCTGGCTTTACCGTCTGCCTCATCCCCGAGACGCTGGAGATGACCACGCTCGGGAGCCTCGCCGTCGGCGACCCGGTCCATCTCGAGGCCGACGTGCTGGTGAAGGCGGTGAACGCCCGCGTCGAGGCGATGCTCGGTGGGCAGAAGCAGGAGCGGCCGGTGACCCGGGGGATGCTGCTGGATGCAGGGTTCGCGTCGTCCGCAGGTTCCCCGAGCGGAGCGATGAGCGGCGCGGGCCGAGATCGCGGATGA